Part of the Aggregatilinea lenta genome, AAAGCCAGCGCCCGCCCCCGGTCCGGCACACGCCAGAATGTCTCATTTTCCACCCCACCCCGATCCGCCGCGCTGCGCGCCATCTCGCCGAGGATGGCGTCCAGCGATTCCGTGCGCGGGTCCTCGGCGGTCAGCACACATAGATCGGCCCGGTCCGCGCCGATCTCGGCCATCAGCCGCCGCTTTTCGCGGTCACGCAGGCCCGCGCTGCCAAATACCGCGATCACGCGCCGGTCGGCGGGGATCATGGCACGTGCCGCTTCCAGCGCCCGCTTGAGCGCGTTGGGCGTATGCGCGAAGTCCACCAGCGCCAAGAAGTCCTGCCCGGCGTTGATGCGCTCCATACGGCCCGGAATGGGTGGCATCGAGCCAACGCCGTCCGCGACCGCCGAATCCCAGCGCGCGGCCTTTTCGCCCAGCAGGGCGTGTGCAACAGCAGCCGCTGCCAGGATGTTCGCCACGTTGAACGGCCCGACGAGCCGCGTCCCGACCGGCTGACAGCGCTCGCCCGGCGCGGCCACGATCAGGCGCGTGGCGTCCGGCCCGTACTCGACCATCTCCGCCGACACGTCCACGCCATCGCGCGACTCCAGCGCGTACGTCAGCACGCGATCAACACCCGCCGCGAACGCACGGAAGACCTCCACGCTTGGATCGTCGGCGTTGATCACGGCCACCTTCGGCACGCCCGGCTTGCGGAACGACGACGCGGCCATCTCGAACAGGCGGCCCTTGTCGCGCCGGTACTGCTCCCAGGAGCCGTGAAAATCGAGGTGCTCGTGCGTGACGTTAGTCAGCACGGCGACGTCGTAGTCCACGCCGTTGACGCGGCCCTGCGCCAGCCCGTGCGAGGTCGTTTCGAGCACGGCGTGCGTCATACCCGCGTGGACCATGCGCGCCAGATACGCCTGCACCTCGTCCGCGTGCGGCGTCGTGACGTGTAAACCCGTGTCGAGCGCTTCGTCCCCGATCACGGCGCTGACGGTGGTCAGCAGGCCCACGCGCAGGCCCGCCGCCGTGAGGATGCTGTGCAGCAGCGTGCAGGTGGTCGTTTTGCCGTCCGTACCCGTCACGCCGATCACGGTCAGTTGGCGCGAGGGGTAGCCGTAATAGGCCGCCGCCAGCCAGCCCAACGCCGCCATACCGCTGGCAACCTGCGCATACGGCACGGGACAGGTCACCTGCTCCGGCGCGCGCTCCCCGATCACCGCCGCTGCGCCGCGCTCGACCGCCTGCGGGATCAGGTCGTGGCCGTCCACGGACGCACCCGGACGCGCCAGAAACACGCCGCCGGGCTGCACTGCCTGGGCGCTCTCCGTGACCGGTGCAGTGATTTCGACGTCGCGGTCCGGCCCGGCGATCAGGTCCGGCGCTGCCGCCGCGAGTTGGCTGAACTTCATAGCTGCTGCCTCTGTTTTTTTCTTGCGAGTCGTCGCTGCATCACCGCTCACATTGTAACGCGCCGGACGACGCGGGCCATAAAAAGCGGCAAATACACGGGGGCGCAGTAGGGGCGTATAGCTATACGCCCCTACAAAACCCGGTTTCCCAGCAAAGACGCCCATGCCTAGGGGCAATTCATGAATTGCCCCTACGGAAAACCCGTGCGATTTTACGCCTTCGCGGTGTTCAGGCGCGTCATCTCGTCCGGCGACAGCGCCAGATCGACCGCGGCGAGATTTTCCGCCATCTGGTCGGGCGTGCTGGCCGCCATCACCGGCAGCACCGCCGGATCGCTGTGCAGCATCCAGGCCAGGATCACCTGATTCAGCGTCGCGTTGTGCGCCGCCGCAACCTCGTGCAGCGTCGCCAAGCGTGCGTCACTGTCCGCGCCGACGTACTGATCCGGCAGCGGGCGATCCGCGCGGGTATACGCGCCCGCCAGCAGCGGCGAATAGGCCAGCAGCGTGAAGTCATCGCGCCGCGTGCGCAGGTAGTCCAGCAGATCCTCGTTGACGGCCACCTGCCCGCCGAACTTTGAATCGTGTTTGGGCCGCAGGTAGGTATAACGCTGCTGCAAACAGCAGTAGTCCGGCCAGCCGTGCGCCGCGCTGAGGTGGTGCGCCTGCTCCAATCGCCACGCGCGGAAGTTGCTCGCGCCGGTGAAGCGCACCTTGCCCGCCTGATGCAGCCGCGCGAACGCTTCCAGCGATTCTTCCTGCGGCGTATCGCGGTCGTCTACGTGCGCGTAGTACAGGTCGATGGTCCCGACGCCCAGCTTGCGCAGGCTCTTGTCGCACTCGGCCTCGATCTGCCCCGCGCGCAGCCCCTGCTCGACGCCCGGCAGCGGGAAGCCAACCTTACTGGCGAGAAACAGGTCGCCGCGGTTGCCGCGCGCGCGCATCCATTCGCCCAGCAGCATCTCGCTCTCACCGCCCCGGAAGCCCTCGACCCAGTGCGCGTAAATATTGGCCGTGTCGATGAACGATCCGCCCGCCTCCGCGTATTGGTCGAGCAGGGCAAAGGACGAATCGCGGTCGTTGCGCGTGCCGAGGTACATCCCGCCGAGGCACATCGCGCTGACTTCGACGCCCGTCCCGCCTAATGGGTATGTTTTCATTTTTCTCCGCCTCAAAGAAGCAAAAACGCCAGAGGTCAGTGACCGCTGGCGTCATTGTAAACTATGGTGTGAGCCGCTTAGCGCAGCCGCGCCGCCAGTGCCGTCATGTCGCCGCGCACGCTGCCGTCCACGACCTTGTCGCCGGAGCGAAGGATCAGGCCGCCCAGGATGCTGGGGTTGACCTGAAAGTCCACTTCGGACGCGCCGGTCGCCTTGCGGATCTGCGCCTGCTCTTCGTCGGTCAGCGGCAGGGCGCTGGTCACTTCGACGTGATCGCCGAGGCTGCTCGCCCCTGCCGGAACGTCCACAAAGAAGCGCTTGATCACCGCGCGCTGCTGCGCGGCGTCCAGCGACTGGCCCAGCACGCGCTCGGCGGCGGCCATCGCCAGCGCCACGATCTGCTCGCGCGATTCGGACAGGATGCGGTTGCGCTCTTCTTCGGCCTGCGAATGCGCCTGCGTCCGGCGGTCTTCCGCTTCGTGCTGCGCATCCCGCAGGATGGCGCGCGACTGTTCTTCGCCGCGCTGCCGTGCTTCGTCAAGAATACGCTGGCTTTCGGCGCGCGCCCCGGCGAGCAGCTGCTCGCGCTCGCGCTCGGCGTTTGCCCGCGCTTCTTCCGCTGCCCGCGCATCTTCGAGACCCTTCGCAATCTTTTCCTGGCGTGCGTCGAGCATATTCAGCACTTTAGGCCAAACGCCCTTCGCCAGCAGGAAGAAGATCAGCAGAAAGTTAAAGATCTGCGCGAGCAAAAATCCCAGATTAATCCCTAATGCGTCCATGCTCTATCCTCTCACCCTCGGCTTAGAGCACGAACAGAATGATCAGGGCAACGACCAGGGCGTAAATCGCCACGGCCTCAGCAAACGCGATACCCAAGATCATGTTCGTGGTGATCTGACCGGATGCGTCGGGATTGCGTCCGAGCGCCGTCAGTGCGCCCTGGACGACCAGGCCGATGCCGATGCCCGGCCCGATTACGCCGATGATAGCCAGGCCGGCGCCAATCGCCCGTGCCGCTTCCATAAGGTCGCCAGTAATCATGAAGAGTCCTCCTGGTTGGTCGGTAGTTAGAAACCCTGCGTTGGTTCGCTCAACGTACACATACTGATAAACCGGCGTTCCCCGTCCTTGAGAGTCTCAAGAAACGTCCCTTCCGGTTGACTGATTACTCGATTTCCTGCTCCAGCAAATCGCCTTCGTGATCCTCGATTTCGTGCCCTTCCATCGCCATCGAGCCAAACACCAGCAGCAGCATCCCGAACACGAACGCCTGGATCGCGCCGACGAACAGCTCGAAGCCATAGAAGACTACCGGCAGCAGGAACGCCGCCAGGAAGGCCATCACGAACAACAGCACCTGGCCCGCGAAAATATTGCCAAAAAGACGGAAGCCAAAGCTGAGAATTTTGGCGAACTCGGAGATCGTTTCCAGCAGCCCGACGACGAAGTCCATTACGCCCATCGGGTTTTTGCCCGCGTTTTCGAGCGCTGGCGTGTTGATGAACTTGGCGAAGTATTTGGGTCCCAGCGACTTCACGCCGAAGTACTGGATGGCGACAAACGCGATCAACGCCAGACCCATCGTCAGGTTGAGGTCGGTCGCCGCCGCACGCACAAACGGCGTCACGACGTAGATGTCGTCACGCACCGGGCGATCCGTTGGCATATCCGACTCGGCCTCGCCGGGCACCTCGCCCGCGACCTCGGACCCCTCAGCGATGATTTCCTCGCCGTGGCTTTCTTCGGCAGCGTGGCACGCTTCATAGTCGGCTTCCGTGGCGCGTTCGCCGCCGTCAAGCGGCTCATCGACCTGGAGGATCGAGCCGTTGCGCTCGTAGCCGCTAAAGCCCGATTCCGCGCAGTGCATCACGCCGACGCTGTCCACGCCAGGGATGAGTTCCAGCCAGTTGGCGGTGATCAGGAAGAGGAAGATCGTCGCCATCAGCGGGAACAGCTTGCGCGCGTTGTGCCCGGCAGACTGCTTCGCCAGGCTGTATAGCGCGCTCGTCAGCACCTCAAACAGCCCTTGCAGCCGCCCAGGGATGAGCGACATCTTGCGCGTCGCCCCAAAGGCGAACAGCAGCACCAGGATATCGGCCAACACGGTGCCCACGACGGTGTTGGTCAGGGTGATGCCGGTGCCCAGGAAGTTTTCGGTCAGGACCTCGCCGGGCACTGAGATCACCGGCAGCGCCATGCCGATCCCCGCACCGGGCAAAAGAACAAAGGGCACGACGGCGCAGAAAAGCACACTGGCGACGACAATGCCAATAAATATCAAGACTCCTTTCAAGTTTCATTCTCCTTTGTGCCAGACGATTTCACCGATGTGGAGGACGGTCCGGGTGCTTGACGCTTGCCGGGTGGCGCGGTCTGGATCGCGCCCACCGAAGATAGCAACAACCGGACCATCACATATAAGCTCACCGGAATGGCAATCAGCACCAGCCCGATGGTTAAGACCGGATGGGTGTCGAATTGGGCGTCGAGAAACAGGCCAGCGAACAGAGCGAGGAAGATCAGCACCACCGACGAGCAGCCCGCCTGCCCGGCGACGGCAGCTAGCGTCAGGTTCCGCACGTACTGAGCTTGCGGATTACGGTCCATCTTAATCGTCCTGCGCAGTGCCCAGTACAGGGCGAAAGGGACGCTGCCCAAAAACAGCGCCACGCTAAAAGCCGGGTGAAGGTGGGTGATCTGAAAATCGATCAGCATCCCGGCGCCTGCCGCAAGCAGTACGAAGATCAGAGCCGCACAGCCGGTTTCTCCGGCGACAACTTCAAGTGCGGCGCGCGACGTGCTTACGGGCGTACGCCTGAGCTGCATCGCTGGCTATCCTGATGCGCGTCGAACGGGGAAAAATCAGGCACAGAGATGGCGCGATGGTAGTCCCCGTGACAATTATTATGGTCATTCTGTGCTTTAATGCACAATCGTAGCAGACACAAGATAGTTTGTCAAAAAACTATGAGTAAAATAGCCTCAAACTTGTGCAGCTTTGACGGCTATCGTTCAATAATTCTAATACAGATTAAACGACAGCGACACAACTATACGCGGTTCTGGCTCATCTAACCAGTGTGAATATTTTCAGTTTCGCCATCTACGCGGAATTTTACCGCAGAACGATTGAAACGAGGAGCAAACCACTCATGCCACGCTTCGATATGCCG contains:
- a CDS encoding UDP-N-acetylmuramoyl-L-alanyl-D-glutamate--2,6-diaminopimelate ligase — its product is MKFSQLAAAAPDLIAGPDRDVEITAPVTESAQAVQPGGVFLARPGASVDGHDLIPQAVERGAAAVIGERAPEQVTCPVPYAQVASGMAALGWLAAAYYGYPSRQLTVIGVTGTDGKTTTCTLLHSILTAAGLRVGLLTTVSAVIGDEALDTGLHVTTPHADEVQAYLARMVHAGMTHAVLETTSHGLAQGRVNGVDYDVAVLTNVTHEHLDFHGSWEQYRRDKGRLFEMAASSFRKPGVPKVAVINADDPSVEVFRAFAAGVDRVLTYALESRDGVDVSAEMVEYGPDATRLIVAAPGERCQPVGTRLVGPFNVANILAAAAVAHALLGEKAARWDSAVADGVGSMPPIPGRMERINAGQDFLALVDFAHTPNALKRALEAARAMIPADRRVIAVFGSAGLRDREKRRLMAEIGADRADLCVLTAEDPRTESLDAILGEMARSAADRGGVENETFWRVPDRGRALAFACSLARPGDLVIACGKGHEQSMCFGTVEYPWDDRAALRAALRGMPLLTLPTAGAEKDN
- a CDS encoding aldo/keto reductase, with translation MKTYPLGGTGVEVSAMCLGGMYLGTRNDRDSSFALLDQYAEAGGSFIDTANIYAHWVEGFRGGESEMLLGEWMRARGNRGDLFLASKVGFPLPGVEQGLRAGQIEAECDKSLRKLGVGTIDLYYAHVDDRDTPQEESLEAFARLHQAGKVRFTGASNFRAWRLEQAHHLSAAHGWPDYCCLQQRYTYLRPKHDSKFGGQVAVNEDLLDYLRTRRDDFTLLAYSPLLAGAYTRADRPLPDQYVGADSDARLATLHEVAAAHNATLNQVILAWMLHSDPAVLPVMAASTPDQMAENLAAVDLALSPDEMTRLNTAKA
- the atpF gene encoding F0F1 ATP synthase subunit B, with the translated sequence MDALGINLGFLLAQIFNFLLIFFLLAKGVWPKVLNMLDARQEKIAKGLEDARAAEEARANAEREREQLLAGARAESQRILDEARQRGEEQSRAILRDAQHEAEDRRTQAHSQAEEERNRILSESREQIVALAMAAAERVLGQSLDAAQQRAVIKRFFVDVPAGASSLGDHVEVTSALPLTDEEQAQIRKATGASEVDFQVNPSILGGLILRSGDKVVDGSVRGDMTALAARLR
- the atpE gene encoding ATP synthase F0 subunit C → MITGDLMEAARAIGAGLAIIGVIGPGIGIGLVVQGALTALGRNPDASGQITTNMILGIAFAEAVAIYALVVALIILFVL
- the atpB gene encoding F0F1 ATP synthase subunit A: MKGVLIFIGIVVASVLFCAVVPFVLLPGAGIGMALPVISVPGEVLTENFLGTGITLTNTVVGTVLADILVLLFAFGATRKMSLIPGRLQGLFEVLTSALYSLAKQSAGHNARKLFPLMATIFLFLITANWLELIPGVDSVGVMHCAESGFSGYERNGSILQVDEPLDGGERATEADYEACHAAEESHGEEIIAEGSEVAGEVPGEAESDMPTDRPVRDDIYVVTPFVRAAATDLNLTMGLALIAFVAIQYFGVKSLGPKYFAKFINTPALENAGKNPMGVMDFVVGLLETISEFAKILSFGFRLFGNIFAGQVLLFVMAFLAAFLLPVVFYGFELFVGAIQAFVFGMLLLVFGSMAMEGHEIEDHEGDLLEQEIE
- a CDS encoding AtpZ/AtpI family protein, producing the protein MQLRRTPVSTSRAALEVVAGETGCAALIFVLLAAGAGMLIDFQITHLHPAFSVALFLGSVPFALYWALRRTIKMDRNPQAQYVRNLTLAAVAGQAGCSSVVLIFLALFAGLFLDAQFDTHPVLTIGLVLIAIPVSLYVMVRLLLSSVGAIQTAPPGKRQAPGPSSTSVKSSGTKENET